One Gammaproteobacteria bacterium genomic window carries:
- a CDS encoding acyl-CoA dehydrogenase: MSGLLFALIVIATLWALAYFAAPLWAWTAAIALALVADGWLCHQAPTAAWIVFLIAAVVLNVQPLRRLLISDHLLGWFRKVLPPISETERIAIDAGNTWWDADLFTGRPDWNKLLATPPATLSDEEQAFLDGPVEEFCKSLDDWHITHDLQDLPPQAWEQIRKHRFFGMIIPKQYGGLGFSALAHSTVVMKIGTRSTSAAVTVMVPNSLGPGELLLHYGTEEQKQHYLPRLARAEEIPCFALTGPYVGSDAGALPDTGVVCKGTYQGKETLGFRVSWDKRYITLAPISTLLGVAFKAYDPDHLLGDKVDLGITLALIPTNLPGIEIGTRHNPLNAAFMNGPTRGKDVFIPFDCLIGGTQYIGKGWMMLMNCLSVGRAISLPALGTGAGKHASRVAGAYARVRKQFRVPIGKFEGVEEALARIAGITYRMEAARKLTAGALDRGEKPSVLSAILKYHCTEGMRQVLADAMDVHGGRGVMMGPRNYLARGYQAVPVSITVEGANILTRSMIIFGQGAIRAHPYLLKEMEAASSADQAKAAVDFDKALFAHIGFTISNAARSLFLGLTGALFAAAPGTGRTRRYFRQLSRMSAAFTFTADVGLLMLGGEMKRKEKLSARYGDMLSHLYLTSAVLKQYEDQGRPETDLPLVEWACQDSLYAMQQALEGILRNFPSRPAAWLMRLIVLPLGRPYAPASDRLGHKAASLLLQPSDARDRLTRYAFTSTDPKDPVGRMEHALKQTLAAEPVEEKLQAGLKKRLAPANYLKLVDEAAAKNVLSTDEARLLRDAHAVARDAIDVDEFGTMRGE; encoded by the coding sequence ATGTCGGGACTCCTCTTCGCGCTCATAGTCATCGCCACGCTGTGGGCGCTGGCCTATTTCGCCGCCCCGCTGTGGGCCTGGACCGCAGCCATCGCGCTGGCGCTGGTGGCGGACGGCTGGCTCTGCCACCAGGCCCCCACAGCCGCCTGGATCGTGTTCCTCATCGCGGCCGTGGTGCTCAACGTGCAGCCGCTGCGGCGGCTGCTCATCAGCGACCACCTCTTGGGCTGGTTCCGCAAGGTGCTGCCACCCATCTCCGAGACCGAGCGCATCGCCATCGATGCCGGCAACACCTGGTGGGATGCGGACCTCTTCACCGGCCGGCCGGACTGGAACAAGCTGCTAGCCACCCCGCCCGCAACGCTCAGTGACGAGGAGCAGGCTTTCCTGGATGGTCCCGTGGAGGAGTTCTGCAAGTCGCTGGACGACTGGCATATCACCCACGACCTGCAGGACCTGCCGCCCCAGGCCTGGGAGCAGATCCGCAAGCACCGCTTCTTCGGCATGATCATCCCCAAGCAGTATGGTGGCCTGGGCTTCTCGGCCCTGGCGCACTCCACGGTGGTGATGAAGATCGGCACCCGCAGCACCAGCGCCGCCGTCACCGTGATGGTGCCGAACTCGCTCGGTCCCGGCGAGCTGCTCCTGCACTACGGCACCGAGGAGCAGAAGCAGCACTACCTGCCGCGCCTCGCGCGTGCAGAGGAGATACCCTGCTTTGCCCTCACCGGCCCCTACGTGGGCTCCGATGCCGGTGCGCTACCGGACACCGGTGTCGTCTGCAAGGGCACATACCAGGGCAAGGAGACGCTGGGCTTCCGCGTGAGTTGGGACAAGCGCTACATCACCCTCGCGCCCATCTCGACACTGCTGGGCGTGGCCTTCAAGGCCTACGATCCGGACCACCTCCTGGGCGACAAGGTGGATCTCGGCATCACCCTTGCGCTGATCCCCACCAACCTGCCCGGCATCGAGATCGGCACACGCCACAATCCGCTGAACGCAGCCTTCATGAACGGCCCGACCCGCGGCAAGGACGTGTTCATCCCCTTCGACTGCCTGATCGGCGGCACCCAGTACATCGGCAAGGGTTGGATGATGCTGATGAACTGCCTGTCGGTGGGCCGCGCGATCTCGCTGCCGGCCCTCGGCACCGGCGCGGGCAAGCACGCCAGCCGTGTGGCGGGTGCCTATGCGCGGGTGCGCAAGCAGTTCCGCGTGCCCATCGGCAAGTTCGAGGGCGTGGAAGAGGCGCTGGCGCGCATCGCCGGCATCACCTACCGCATGGAGGCGGCGCGCAAGCTCACTGCCGGCGCCTTGGACCGGGGCGAGAAGCCCTCGGTACTGTCGGCCATCCTCAAGTACCACTGTACCGAGGGCATGCGCCAGGTACTGGCGGACGCCATGGACGTGCATGGTGGGCGCGGCGTGATGATGGGTCCGCGCAACTACCTAGCCCGCGGCTACCAGGCGGTGCCGGTGAGCATCACCGTCGAGGGCGCGAACATCCTCACGCGCAGCATGATCATCTTCGGCCAGGGCGCGATCCGCGCCCATCCTTATCTGCTCAAGGAGATGGAAGCGGCCTCAAGCGCCGACCAGGCCAAGGCTGCGGTGGACTTCGACAAGGCTCTATTCGCGCATATCGGCTTCACCATCAGCAATGCCGCGCGGTCCCTGTTCCTGGGCCTCACCGGTGCGCTGTTCGCCGCCGCCCCGGGTACCGGCCGCACCCGCCGCTACTTCCGCCAGCTCTCGCGCATGAGTGCCGCGTTCACCTTCACGGCGGATGTGGGCCTGCTGATGCTGGGCGGCGAGATGAAGCGCAAGGAGAAGCTCTCGGCCCGCTACGGCGACATGCTGAGCCACCTGTACCTCACCTCGGCGGTGCTGAAGCAGTACGAGGACCAGGGCCGGCCTGAGACGGACCTGCCGCTGGTGGAATGGGCCTGCCAGGATTCCCTCTACGCCATGCAACAGGCGCTCGAGGGCATCCTGCGCAACTTCCCCTCACGGCCGGCCGCCTGGTTGATGCGGTTGATCGTGTTGCCGCTGGGAAGGCCTTATGCCCCGGCCAGCGACAGGCTGGGCCACAAGGCAGCGAGCCTGCTGCTGCAACCCTCGGACGCCCGCGACAGGCTGACGCGCTACGCCTTCACCTCCACCGATCCCAAGGATCCGGTGGGCAGGATGGAGCATGCGCTCAAGCAGACCCTGGCCGCGGAACCGGTGG
- the nadC gene encoding carboxylating nicotinate-nucleotide diphosphorylase, which produces MSVSLPHDIPATVSRALAEDIGEGDLTAALVPASAQARGQVISRDVAVLCGTAWFDEVFRQVDDTIQVQWQAREGDTLRPDQVLCRLQGPARGLLTGERTALNFLQTLSGTATAARHYAEAVKGTRATILDTRKTLPGLRTAQKYAVRCGGANNHRMGLYDGILIKENHIMASGGIGPAVAAARAGGAQVPVEVEVETLEQVREALAAGADILLLDNFDAEGMREAVKLTAGRAKLEASGGIGQEGIRRVAETGVDYISVGALTKHVQGVDLSLRFEFGKG; this is translated from the coding sequence ATGTCCGTCTCCCTTCCCCACGACATCCCCGCCACGGTGAGCCGCGCGCTCGCCGAGGACATCGGCGAGGGCGACCTCACCGCAGCGCTGGTGCCTGCGAGCGCCCAGGCGCGGGGCCAGGTCATCTCGCGGGACGTGGCGGTGCTGTGCGGTACCGCCTGGTTCGACGAGGTGTTCCGCCAGGTGGATGACACGATCCAGGTGCAGTGGCAGGCGCGGGAAGGTGACACGCTGCGGCCCGACCAGGTGCTGTGCCGGCTGCAGGGCCCGGCCCGGGGCCTCCTCACTGGCGAACGCACCGCGCTCAACTTCCTGCAGACCCTCTCCGGCACCGCTACCGCGGCGCGGCATTACGCGGAGGCCGTGAAGGGTACCCGCGCCACCATCCTGGACACGCGCAAGACCCTGCCGGGGCTGCGCACCGCCCAGAAATATGCGGTGCGCTGCGGCGGCGCCAACAACCACCGCATGGGCCTGTATGACGGTATCCTTATCAAGGAGAACCACATCATGGCCTCTGGGGGTATCGGCCCCGCGGTCGCGGCGGCACGCGCGGGCGGCGCTCAGGTGCCGGTGGAAGTGGAGGTAGAGACGCTGGAGCAGGTGCGGGAGGCGCTGGCGGCTGGCGCAGACATCCTGCTGCTGGATAATTTCGATGCCGAGGGCATGCGCGAGGCGGTGAAGCTTACTGCTGGCCGCGCGAAGCTGGAGGCTTCCGGCGGCATAGGCCAGGAGGGGATCCGCCGGGTGGCCGAGACCGGGGTGGACTACATATCGGTGGGCGCGCTCACCAAACACGTGCAGGGTGTGGACCTGTCGCTGCGCTTCGAATTCGGAAAGGGTTGA
- a CDS encoding urate hydroxylase PuuD — translation MNPLNSIKGTLTLGFVLAIVVALIASMGVGSLNWLVLVRWFHILAGITWIGLLYYFNFVQTPAMADAAADKGGPGGAGISKYVVPRALLWFRMSAAVTWVLGFIYLAWTGNLGAFAFGMMGEAVNTYQLTIGIGAWLGTIMLFNVWVLIWPNQKKVLGIVAASDEEKAKARKVAAMASRTNTMLSIPMLLCMASAFHGVPFLHG, via the coding sequence CCTGGGCTTCGTGCTCGCCATCGTGGTGGCGCTGATAGCCAGCATGGGCGTGGGCAGCCTGAACTGGCTGGTCCTGGTCCGCTGGTTCCATATCCTGGCCGGCATCACCTGGATCGGCCTGCTCTACTACTTCAACTTCGTGCAGACCCCGGCCATGGCCGATGCGGCCGCGGACAAGGGCGGCCCGGGTGGGGCCGGCATATCCAAGTACGTGGTGCCGCGCGCCCTGCTGTGGTTCCGCATGTCGGCGGCGGTCACCTGGGTGCTGGGCTTCATCTACCTGGCCTGGACCGGCAACCTGGGCGCCTTCGCCTTCGGCATGATGGGCGAGGCGGTGAACACCTACCAACTCACCATCGGCATCGGCGCCTGGCTCGGCACCATCATGCTGTTCAACGTGTGGGTGCTGATCTGGCCGAACCAGAAGAAGGTCCTCGGCATTGTCGCCGCCAGCGACGAGGAGAAGGCCAAGGCCCGCAAGGTCGCGGCCATGGCCTCCCGCACCAACACCATGCTCTCCATCCCCATGCTGCTGTGCATGGCTTCCGCGTTCCACGGCGTGCCCTTCCTGCACGGCTGA